The Campylobacterota bacterium genome window below encodes:
- a CDS encoding dihydroneopterin aldolase, whose amino-acid sequence MTILIEDLTFEAILGILPHERTTPQRVRVDCRIDYTYAQGRFINYAEVADQIVETMRNLQFELIETALETLGSILHERFSLIETLELTIRKPDILPHCTVGISRRFTFGN is encoded by the coding sequence ATGACGATCCTCATCGAGGATTTGACGTTTGAAGCGATCCTCGGCATCCTTCCTCACGAGCGCACAACGCCTCAGCGGGTGCGGGTCGACTGCCGTATCGATTATACGTATGCCCAGGGGCGCTTCATCAACTACGCCGAAGTGGCCGATCAGATCGTCGAAACGATGCGCAACCTGCAATTCGAGCTCATCGAAACGGCCCTCGAGACACTGGGTTCCATCCTGCACGAACGGTTCAGCCTCATCGAAACGCTGGAGCTGACGATCCGCAAACCCGACATCCTCCCCCACTGCACCGTCGGAATCAGCCGCCGCTTTACGTTCGGCAATTAA
- a CDS encoding OmpA family protein, with the protein MKNTIAACAAAALLIGCAGTDTGLSKTQTGAILGGLAGAAAGAATGDHSAKRVLIGGALGAAVGGGIGYYMDKQEEELKKELKGSGVSVERNGDTISLSMPGNITFDSGKANIKPAFNPVLNDIAAVMVKYPETKIEVQGHTDNVGDNASNLTLSQLRAQSVSSALMQRGVASDRMRAVGYGESMPAVSNDTPAGREANRRVEIVIIPNPAK; encoded by the coding sequence ATGAAAAACACTATTGCCGCATGTGCAGCCGCTGCGCTGCTGATAGGATGCGCGGGAACCGATACGGGCCTCTCCAAAACGCAGACCGGCGCAATCCTCGGCGGGCTTGCCGGGGCCGCGGCCGGGGCCGCGACGGGAGATCACAGCGCCAAACGCGTCCTCATCGGAGGAGCGTTGGGAGCCGCCGTCGGCGGCGGAATCGGCTATTATATGGACAAACAGGAAGAAGAGCTGAAAAAAGAGCTCAAAGGGAGCGGCGTCTCGGTGGAGCGAAACGGCGACACCATCAGCCTGAGCATGCCGGGCAACATTACGTTTGACAGCGGAAAAGCCAACATCAAACCGGCGTTCAATCCCGTACTCAACGATATCGCCGCCGTTATGGTCAAATATCCCGAAACCAAAATCGAAGTACAGGGGCATACCGACAACGTCGGAGACAACGCCAGCAACCTCACCCTCTCCCAGCTGCGGGCGCAAAGCGTGAGCTCGGCGCTGATGCAGCGCGGGGTCGCTTCGGATCGGATGCGTGCGGTCGGGTACGGCGAGAGCATGCCGGCGGTTTCGAACGATACCCCCGCGGGGCGCGAAGCGAACCGCCGCGTGGAAATCGTGATCATCCCCAACCCCGCCAAATAA